A single Paenibacillus antri DNA region contains:
- the rpoB gene encoding DNA-directed RNA polymerase subunit beta: MRGERKLAGHVVQLGRRERRSYARIKEVLGIPNLIEIQQKSYESFLETGLRELLQDISPIQDFTGNLALEFIDYSLGEPKYSVDESKERDVTYAAPLRVKVRLINKETGEVKEQEVFMGDFPLMTETGTFIINGAERVIVSQLVRSPSVYFSKKLDKNGKKSYTATVIPNRGAWLELETDMKDIVYVRIDRTRKIPVTVLLRALGFGTDAEIIDLLGDNEYIRNTLEKDNTDSTEKALIEIYERLRPGEPPTLENARNLLIARFFDPKRYDLANVGRYKINKKLHIKNRLFNQRLAETLIDFETGEIIAEAGQMLDRRLLDEVLPHIEKGIGNVEYRVASGLTEDDSIPLQTISIFSPAEDAKVVKVIGNAQVDKNVKNITPADIIASINYFMNLLYGVGSTDDIDHLGNRRLRSVGELLQNQFRIGLSRMERVVRERMSIQDANVITPQALINIRPVIASIKEFFGSSQLSQFMDQTNPLAELTHKRRLSALGPGGLTRERAGFEVRDVHHSHYGRMCPIETPEGPNIGLINSLSTFARINEYGFIETPYRWVDPKTGIVTDQIQYMTADEEDNYVIAQANAELAEDGTFKNDSLIVRYKDENLILPRDRVDYMDVSPKQVVSVATALIPFLENDDSNRALMGSNMQRQAVPLLIPKAPLVGTGMEHKSAKDSGVCIVSKVNGFVERASANEIWVRRQETVDGKLVNGDLVKHKLHKFIRSNQGTCINQRPIVRKGDIVRVGDILADGPSTEMGELALGRNVVVAFMTWEGYNYEDAILLSEKLVKEDVYTSIHIEEYESEARDTKLGPEEITRDIPNVGEDALKNLDERGIIRVGAEIGAGDILVGKVTPKGVTELTAEERLLHAIFGEKAREVRDTSLRVPHGTDGIVVDVKVFTRENGDELPPGVNQLVRVYIAQKRKISEGDKMAGRHGNKGVIARILPEEDMPFLPDGTPVEVVLNPLGVPSRMNIGQVLEVHLGMASKALGIHVATPVFDGAREYDVFDTMEEAGMQRNGKTKLYDGRTGDMFEREVTVGVMYMIKLAHMVDDKIHARSTGPYSLVTQQPLGGKAQFGGQRFGEMEVWALEAYGAAYTLQEILTVKSDDVVGRVKTYESIVKGENVPEPGVPESFKVLIKELQSLGMDVKILSENEEEIEMREFDDDEDVSNDKLNLNLEGSEVGIE, from the coding sequence ATGAGGGGTGAACGTAAGTTGGCAGGACATGTGGTGCAACTCGGTCGTCGTGAACGTAGAAGCTACGCTCGCATCAAAGAAGTATTGGGAATCCCGAACCTCATCGAGATCCAACAGAAGTCGTATGAGAGTTTCTTGGAGACGGGCCTGAGGGAATTGCTTCAGGATATTTCGCCGATCCAAGACTTTACAGGCAATCTGGCGTTGGAATTCATCGATTACAGCCTCGGCGAGCCGAAGTATTCGGTCGACGAGTCGAAGGAGCGCGACGTCACGTACGCGGCGCCGCTTCGCGTGAAGGTTCGCCTCATCAATAAGGAAACGGGCGAAGTGAAGGAACAAGAAGTGTTCATGGGCGACTTCCCGCTTATGACGGAGACCGGCACGTTCATTATCAACGGCGCGGAGCGGGTTATCGTCAGCCAGCTCGTGCGCAGCCCGAGCGTTTACTTCAGTAAGAAGTTGGACAAGAACGGCAAGAAGAGCTACACGGCGACCGTGATTCCGAACCGCGGCGCATGGCTCGAGCTCGAGACGGACATGAAGGACATCGTGTACGTCCGAATCGACCGCACGCGGAAAATTCCGGTGACGGTGCTTTTGCGCGCTCTCGGCTTCGGCACGGACGCGGAAATCATCGATTTGCTCGGCGATAACGAATATATTCGCAACACGCTCGAGAAAGACAACACCGATTCGACCGAGAAGGCGCTTATCGAAATTTACGAGCGTCTTCGTCCGGGCGAGCCGCCGACGCTCGAGAACGCGCGGAACTTGCTCATCGCGCGATTCTTCGATCCGAAGCGGTACGACTTGGCGAACGTCGGACGTTATAAAATCAATAAGAAGCTTCACATCAAGAACCGTCTGTTCAACCAGCGCCTCGCCGAGACGTTGATCGACTTCGAGACGGGCGAGATCATCGCGGAAGCGGGCCAAATGCTCGACCGCCGTCTGCTCGACGAAGTGCTTCCGCATATCGAGAAGGGGATCGGGAACGTGGAGTATCGCGTCGCTTCGGGTCTTACCGAAGACGATTCGATTCCGCTGCAGACGATCTCGATCTTCTCGCCGGCCGAAGACGCCAAAGTCGTGAAGGTCATCGGCAACGCGCAGGTCGACAAGAACGTGAAGAACATTACGCCGGCGGACATTATCGCGTCGATCAATTACTTCATGAACTTGCTCTACGGCGTGGGCAGCACGGACGACATCGACCACTTGGGCAACCGTCGTCTGCGTTCCGTAGGCGAGCTGCTGCAGAACCAGTTCCGCATCGGCTTATCCCGGATGGAGCGCGTCGTGCGGGAGAGGATGTCGATTCAAGACGCGAACGTTATTACGCCGCAGGCGCTGATCAACATTCGACCGGTCATCGCTTCGATCAAGGAGTTCTTCGGCAGCTCCCAGCTGTCGCAGTTCATGGACCAGACGAACCCGCTCGCGGAGCTTACGCACAAGCGTCGTCTGTCCGCTCTCGGTCCCGGCGGTTTGACGCGGGAACGCGCGGGCTTCGAGGTTCGCGACGTTCACCACTCGCACTACGGCCGGATGTGCCCGATCGAGACGCCGGAAGGTCCGAACATCGGTCTCATCAACTCGTTGTCGACGTTCGCCCGCATTAACGAATACGGCTTTATCGAGACGCCGTACCGTTGGGTCGATCCGAAGACCGGGATCGTCACCGATCAAATTCAATATATGACGGCGGACGAAGAGGATAACTACGTTATCGCTCAGGCGAACGCCGAATTGGCCGAAGACGGCACGTTCAAGAACGATTCGCTCATCGTCCGTTACAAAGACGAGAACTTGATCTTGCCGCGCGATCGCGTCGACTACATGGACGTCTCGCCGAAGCAGGTCGTCTCCGTCGCGACGGCGCTCATTCCGTTCCTCGAGAACGACGACTCGAACCGCGCGCTGATGGGTTCGAACATGCAGCGCCAAGCGGTGCCGCTGCTCATCCCGAAAGCGCCGCTCGTCGGCACGGGCATGGAGCACAAGTCCGCCAAGGATTCCGGCGTATGTATCGTCTCGAAGGTGAACGGCTTCGTCGAACGCGCGTCCGCGAACGAGATTTGGGTTCGCCGCCAGGAGACGGTGGACGGCAAGCTCGTGAACGGCGATCTCGTGAAGCATAAGCTGCACAAGTTCATTCGTTCCAACCAAGGGACTTGCATCAACCAACGTCCGATCGTCCGCAAGGGCGACATCGTCAGAGTCGGCGACATCTTGGCGGACGGCCCGTCCACCGAGATGGGCGAATTGGCGCTCGGCCGCAACGTGGTCGTCGCGTTCATGACGTGGGAAGGCTATAACTACGAGGATGCGATTCTTCTGAGCGAGAAGCTCGTCAAAGAAGACGTCTACACCTCGATTCATATCGAAGAGTACGAGTCCGAAGCGCGGGATACGAAGCTCGGACCGGAAGAAATCACGCGCGACATTCCGAACGTCGGCGAAGACGCGCTGAAGAACCTCGACGAGCGCGGCATCATCCGCGTCGGCGCGGAGATCGGCGCGGGGGACATCCTCGTCGGCAAGGTGACGCCGAAGGGCGTGACGGAGCTGACCGCGGAAGAGCGTCTCCTCCACGCGATCTTCGGCGAGAAGGCGCGGGAAGTGCGCGATACGTCGCTTCGCGTGCCGCACGGTACCGACGGCATCGTCGTAGACGTGAAGGTGTTCACGCGGGAGAACGGCGACGAGCTGCCTCCTGGCGTCAACCAACTCGTTCGCGTCTACATCGCCCAGAAGCGGAAAATTTCCGAAGGCGATAAGATGGCCGGACGACACGGGAACAAAGGGGTTATCGCACGGATTTTGCCGGAAGAGGATATGCCGTTCCTGCCGGACGGCACGCCGGTCGAAGTCGTGCTCAATCCGCTGGGCGTTCCGTCCCGGATGAACATCGGTCAGGTGCTCGAGGTTCACCTCGGCATGGCGTCGAAGGCGCTCGGCATTCACGTCGCCACGCCGGTATTCGACGGCGCGCGCGAATACGACGTCTTCGACACGATGGAAGAAGCGGGCATGCAGCGCAACGGCAAGACGAAGCTGTACGACGGCCGGACGGGCGACATGTTCGAACGCGAAGTAACGGTCGGCGTCATGTACATGATCAAGCTGGCGCACATGGTCGATGACAAAATCCATGCGCGTTCCACGGGGCCGTACTCGCTCGTTACGCAGCAGCCGCTCGGCGGTAAGGCGCAGTTCGGCGGCCAGCGCTTCGGCGAGATGGAAGTATGGGCGCTGGAAGCTTACGGCGCCGCCTACACGCTGCAGGAAATTCTGACCGTGAAGTCCGACGACGTCGTCGGTCGCGTGAAGACGTACGAGTCGATCGTCAAGGGCGAGAACGTGCCGGAGCCGGGCGTACCGGAGTCGTTCAAAGTGTTGATCAAGGAGCTCCAGAGCTTGGGCATGGACGTGAAGATCTTGTCGGAGAACGAGGAAGAAATCGAAATGAGAGAGTTCGACGACGACGAGGACGTGTCCAACGACAAGCTGAACCTGAATCTTGAAGGATCCGAAGTCGGCATCGAGTAA
- a CDS encoding class I SAM-dependent methyltransferase yields the protein MSEHYYTKTPITASQRQTVEATLRGKPYRFVTEAGVFSKREVDFGSRVLIEAMSIPKDADVLDVGCGYGPIGLVAATLASEGTVTMLDVNERAVEIAKENAERLGIRNVRILQSDRYEALDPGATFDAILTNPPIRAGKSIVHSIFDGAFERLKPGGSLWVVIQKKQGAPSAFAKLEERFGDVREATKEKGYRIFQAIKHN from the coding sequence ATGAGCGAGCATTATTATACGAAGACGCCGATTACAGCATCGCAACGCCAGACGGTCGAAGCGACGCTGCGCGGCAAACCGTACCGGTTCGTTACCGAAGCGGGCGTCTTCTCGAAGCGCGAAGTCGACTTCGGCAGCCGGGTATTGATCGAAGCGATGAGCATACCGAAAGACGCGGACGTGCTGGACGTCGGCTGCGGGTACGGGCCGATCGGGCTCGTCGCGGCGACGCTCGCGAGCGAAGGAACGGTCACGATGCTGGACGTCAACGAGAGAGCGGTCGAAATCGCGAAGGAGAACGCGGAGCGGTTGGGGATTCGCAACGTGCGCATTCTGCAAAGCGATCGGTACGAGGCGTTGGACCCGGGCGCGACGTTCGACGCGATTCTCACGAATCCGCCGATCCGGGCGGGGAAGTCTATCGTTCATAGCATCTTCGACGGGGCGTTCGAGAGATTGAAGCCGGGCGGATCGTTATGGGTCGTCATACAGAAGAAGCAAGGAGCGCCGTCGGCGTTCGCGAAGCTGGAAGAACGATTTGGCGATGTACGTGAAGCGACGAAAGAGAAGGGGTATCGGATCTTTCAAGCCATAAAGCATAATTGA
- the rplL gene encoding 50S ribosomal protein L7/L12: MSKEQIIEAIKGMTVLELNDLVKAIEEEFGVTAAAPMVMAGGGAAAEAVAEQTEFDVILTSAGASKINVIKVVREITGLGLKEAKEVVDNAPKPIKEKISREDADKIKAQLEEAGAVVEVK, translated from the coding sequence ATGAGCAAAGAGCAAATCATTGAAGCCATTAAGGGTATGACCGTTCTTGAATTGAACGATCTCGTGAAAGCTATCGAAGAAGAGTTCGGCGTAACTGCAGCAGCTCCTATGGTAATGGCTGGCGGCGGCGCAGCTGCGGAAGCAGTCGCAGAGCAAACCGAATTCGACGTTATCTTGACGAGCGCCGGCGCTTCCAAGATCAACGTTATCAAAGTCGTTCGCGAAATCACGGGCCTCGGCTTGAAAGAAGCGAAAGAAGTGGTCGACAACGCACCGAAGCCGATCAAAGAAAAGATCTCCCGCGAAGACGCGGACAAGATCAAAGCGCAGCTTGAAGAAGCAGGCGCAGTAGTAGAAGTGAAGTAA
- the rplJ gene encoding 50S ribosomal protein L10, whose amino-acid sequence MPNAKVLAEKQQLVSEVADKLRNSACTVVADYRGLSVAQSTELRKQLREAGVELHVIKNTLTRRATAATELTELDEHLTGPSAIAFSSDIIAPAKILSNFAKKNDALKVKGGVVEGRVVDAAQIKALADLPSREGLLSMLLSVLQAPMRNFALAVKAVGEQKEQA is encoded by the coding sequence ATGCCTAACGCAAAGGTTTTAGCGGAAAAGCAACAACTCGTCAGCGAGGTGGCGGATAAGCTCCGCAACAGCGCGTGCACGGTCGTTGCCGATTACCGTGGCCTCTCGGTCGCGCAATCGACGGAACTGCGCAAGCAGCTTCGCGAAGCGGGCGTCGAGCTCCACGTAATCAAGAACACGCTCACTCGCCGCGCGACGGCCGCAACGGAACTGACGGAGCTCGACGAGCACCTGACGGGTCCGTCGGCGATCGCGTTCAGCTCGGACATCATCGCTCCGGCGAAAATCTTGAGCAACTTCGCGAAGAAGAACGATGCGCTCAAGGTCAAAGGCGGCGTCGTCGAAGGTCGCGTCGTAGACGCGGCTCAAATCAAGGCGCTTGCGGACCTTCCGTCCCGCGAAGGACTGTTGTCCATGCTCCTCAGCGTACTCCAGGCTCCGATGCGCAACTTCGCGCTTGCGGTTAAAGCTGTCGGAGAACAGAAAGAACAAGCATAA
- the rplA gene encoding 50S ribosomal protein L1, giving the protein MPGKKYQEAAKLIDKETVYEPAQAIELVKQTAKAKFDETVEVAVRLGVDPRKQDQAVRGVVVLPHGTGKTKRVLVFAKGDKAREAEAAGADFVGDQDMINRIQQGWFDFDVCVATPDMMSEVGKLGRILGGKGLMPNPKAGTVTFDVTKAVQEIKAGKIEYRLDKAGQIHAPIGKASFDADKLVENLRSLVDALNRAKPASAKGVYLKSIAVSSTMGPSARVNAAAYR; this is encoded by the coding sequence ATGCCAGGCAAGAAATATCAAGAAGCCGCGAAGTTGATCGACAAGGAGACGGTGTACGAACCGGCTCAAGCGATCGAACTCGTGAAGCAAACCGCGAAAGCGAAATTCGACGAAACCGTCGAAGTCGCCGTTCGTCTCGGCGTAGACCCGAGAAAGCAAGACCAAGCCGTTCGCGGCGTCGTCGTGCTCCCGCACGGCACAGGCAAGACGAAGCGCGTCCTCGTATTCGCCAAGGGCGACAAGGCGAGAGAAGCGGAAGCGGCTGGCGCCGATTTCGTCGGCGATCAAGACATGATCAACCGAATCCAGCAAGGCTGGTTCGACTTCGACGTCTGCGTAGCTACGCCGGACATGATGAGCGAAGTCGGTAAGCTCGGCCGGATCCTCGGCGGTAAAGGTCTTATGCCGAACCCGAAAGCGGGCACCGTTACGTTCGACGTAACGAAAGCCGTGCAAGAAATCAAAGCAGGTAAAATCGAGTATCGCCTCGACAAAGCCGGACAAATTCACGCGCCGATCGGCAAAGCATCGTTCGATGCCGACAAGCTCGTCGAAAACCTCCGTTCGCTTGTAGACGCGTTGAACCGTGCGAAGCCTGCATCCGCTAAAGGCGTATATTTGAAGAGCATCGCCGTTTCGTCCACGATGGGCCCGAGCGCTCGCGTGAACGCGGCAGCGTACCGCTAA
- the rplK gene encoding 50S ribosomal protein L11, protein MAKKVIKMVKLQVPAGKANPAPPIGPALGQAGVNIMAFCKEFNARTADQAGLIIPVVITVFEDRSFTFETKTPPAAVLLRVAAGIEKGSGEPNKKKVATVKRAKVREIAEQKMPDLNAASVEAAMLMVEGTARSMGIVVED, encoded by the coding sequence ATGGCAAAAAAGGTCATCAAGATGGTCAAACTGCAGGTTCCTGCAGGGAAAGCGAATCCGGCTCCGCCGATCGGTCCGGCCCTCGGTCAAGCAGGCGTTAACATCATGGCGTTCTGTAAGGAGTTCAACGCTCGTACGGCCGATCAAGCGGGCTTGATCATTCCGGTCGTCATCACCGTATTCGAAGATCGTTCTTTCACCTTCGAAACCAAGACGCCGCCGGCAGCGGTATTGCTCCGCGTCGCCGCTGGCATCGAGAAGGGTTCGGGCGAACCGAACAAGAAGAAGGTCGCTACGGTCAAACGCGCGAAGGTGCGCGAAATCGCCGAGCAGAAGATGCCTGACCTGAACGCAGCGTCCGTGGAAGCGGCGATGCTGATGGTGGAAGGTACGGCTCGCAGCATGGGAATCGTAGTCGAAGACTAA
- the nusG gene encoding transcription termination/antitermination protein NusG gives MEKRWYVVHTYSGYENKVKANLEKRVESMEMQDKIFRVLVPTEEEVVTKDGKRKTVTRKVYPGYVMVEMIQTDDSWYVVRNTPGVTGFVGSTGSGSKPIPLMPEEAEAILKHMGMEEAPRETHDFELKESVRVKVGPFANFVGSIEEILTDKGKLKVHVNMFGRETPLELDYTQVEKI, from the coding sequence ATGGAGAAGAGATGGTACGTCGTTCACACGTACTCCGGGTATGAGAACAAGGTGAAAGCCAACCTGGAGAAGCGCGTCGAATCGATGGAGATGCAGGACAAAATTTTCCGCGTGCTCGTTCCGACGGAAGAAGAAGTGGTTACGAAGGACGGCAAACGGAAGACGGTGACGCGCAAAGTATACCCGGGATACGTCATGGTGGAGATGATCCAGACGGACGATTCTTGGTACGTTGTGCGAAACACTCCTGGAGTGACGGGGTTCGTCGGCTCTACCGGTTCCGGCTCGAAGCCGATACCGTTAATGCCTGAAGAGGCGGAAGCGATATTAAAGCATATGGGCATGGAAGAGGCGCCGCGCGAGACGCACGATTTCGAATTGAAAGAGTCGGTTCGCGTGAAAGTGGGTCCGTTCGCGAACTTTGTCGGTTCGATCGAAGAGATTCTTACGGACAAAGGCAAGCTGAAGGTCCACGTCAACATGTTCGGTAGAGAAACGCCGCTTGAGCTCGACTACACTCAGGTGGAGAAGATTTAA
- the secE gene encoding preprotein translocase subunit SecE: MLARLKQSFGSTFSFFGEAWAELKKVKWPSRKELISYTLVVLFCCIFVTVYFYVLDFGISNVIRAILE; the protein is encoded by the coding sequence GTGCTAGCTCGTTTGAAGCAAAGCTTCGGATCGACGTTCTCGTTCTTCGGTGAGGCTTGGGCCGAGCTGAAGAAAGTGAAATGGCCGAGCCGGAAGGAATTGATCAGCTACACGCTCGTCGTCCTGTTCTGCTGCATCTTCGTGACGGTCTATTTCTACGTTTTGGACTTCGGGATTTCCAACGTAATCCGCGCGATTTTGGAATAA
- the rpmG gene encoding 50S ribosomal protein L33 — MRVIVTLACTSCKQRNYTTSKNKRSHPDRIELKKFCPYCNSHTAHRETR; from the coding sequence ATGCGGGTAATCGTTACATTGGCTTGCACAAGCTGCAAACAGCGGAATTACACGACGAGTAAGAACAAGCGCTCTCATCCGGACCGCATCGAGTTGAAGAAATTCTGCCCGTACTGCAATTCCCATACGGCCCATCGCGAAACGCGGTAA
- the sigH gene encoding RNA polymerase sporulation sigma factor SigH, which yields MSVDFRASIKSEYELIPDEDVVEAVRAGSSEALEHLINKYRNFVRAKARSYFLIGADREDIVQEGMIGLYKSIRDFRGDKLASFKAFAELCITRQIITAIKTATRQKHIPLNSYVSLDKPIYDEDSDRTLLDVICGSKMSDPEELIINQEEFSGLEDKMGEILSDLERRVLMLYLDGRSYQEIAVDLDRHVKSIDNALQRVKRKLERYLEVRNISY from the coding sequence GTGAGCGTCGACTTCAGAGCGTCAATCAAGTCCGAGTACGAACTTATACCCGACGAAGATGTGGTCGAAGCGGTCCGAGCCGGCAGCAGCGAGGCGTTGGAGCACTTAATCAACAAGTATCGCAACTTCGTTCGCGCCAAGGCGCGATCTTACTTTTTGATCGGGGCCGACCGGGAAGACATCGTCCAGGAAGGCATGATCGGGTTGTACAAGTCCATTCGCGATTTCCGCGGGGACAAGCTGGCGTCGTTCAAGGCGTTCGCCGAGCTGTGCATCACCCGTCAGATCATTACCGCGATTAAGACCGCTACGCGCCAGAAGCATATTCCGTTGAATTCATACGTTTCTTTGGACAAGCCTATTTACGACGAGGATTCGGATCGGACGCTGCTCGACGTCATCTGCGGCTCGAAGATGTCGGACCCGGAAGAGCTCATCATCAATCAGGAAGAGTTCAGCGGGCTGGAAGACAAGATGGGCGAAATATTAAGCGATCTGGAGCGCCGGGTGTTGATGCTATATCTCGACGGGCGGTCGTATCAAGAGATCGCGGTCGACTTGGATCGGCACGTGAAATCGATCGATAACGCGCTGCAGCGAGTGAAGCGCAAGCTCGAGCGTTATTTGGAAGTGCGCAATATCAGCTACTGA
- a CDS encoding NYN domain-containing protein, whose product MDDVLIVDGYNVIGAWPHLRDLRERNLDEARDLLIEAIADYQGYSGMKCIIVFDAYNVPGLGRQYNLRKVEVYYTKEKETADECIERLVKQLARRRRQIYVATSDFTEQNVAFGSGALRLSARELLVKVRQSQREVAERVQEKPLSQRNTFDKHLSGDLRELFEKWRKGQ is encoded by the coding sequence ATGGATGACGTCCTCATCGTCGACGGATATAACGTCATCGGTGCGTGGCCGCATCTGCGCGATTTGCGCGAGCGCAACCTGGACGAGGCCCGGGATCTCCTGATCGAGGCGATCGCCGACTATCAAGGATATTCCGGGATGAAATGCATCATCGTATTCGACGCCTATAATGTTCCCGGCTTGGGACGCCAATACAACCTGCGGAAGGTAGAGGTGTATTATACCAAGGAGAAGGAAACCGCCGACGAATGCATCGAACGGCTCGTGAAGCAGCTGGCGCGCCGGCGGCGGCAAATTTATGTGGCGACGTCCGACTTTACGGAGCAGAACGTCGCCTTCGGGAGCGGCGCGCTGCGGCTGTCGGCGCGCGAGCTGCTCGTGAAGGTGCGCCAAAGTCAGCGGGAGGTCGCCGAACGCGTGCAGGAGAAGCCTCTGTCGCAGCGCAACACGTTCGACAAACATCTGAGCGGCGACCTACGGGAGCTGTTTGAAAAATGGCGGAAAGGCCAGTAA